A genomic window from Panthera tigris isolate Pti1 chromosome B4, P.tigris_Pti1_mat1.1, whole genome shotgun sequence includes:
- the PHYH gene encoding phytanoyl-CoA dioxygenase, peroxisomal has protein sequence MEQTRAALRLRTVLGHLRRTSARAYTAHPTTRAVSSTSFHPPQFQYTLDNDVLSLEQRKFYEENGFLVIKNLVSDDDITHFRNQFQRICKEEVKHQGMMIMRDVSTEKSKFIPSEELIAKVQNFHQDEELFRYCTLPEILKYVECFTGPNIMVVHTMMINKPPDSGKKTTRHPFHQDLHYFPFRPSNRIVAAWTAMEQVNRNNGCLSVLPGTHKGCLKPHSYPQWEGGVNIMYYGIQGYDENSPRVHLEMEKGDTVFFHPLLIHGSGWNKSQGYRKAISCHFASADCHYIDVKGTSQESFEKDILETLRKVYGFPEDASLKDIYRLNVQLVKGERTNL, from the exons ATGGAACAGACCCGCGCAGCCTTACGCTTGCGCACCGTGCTGGGACACCTCCGCCGAACCTCCGCCAGGGCCTAC ACAGCTCACCCCACAACACGGGCTGTTTCTTCTACCAGTTTCCATCCTCCACAATTCCA gtATACTCTGGATAACGACGTTCTAAGCCTAGAACAGagaaaattttatgaagaaaatgggTTTCTTGTCATTAAAAATTTGGTATCTGATGATGATATTACACACTTTAG GAACCAGTTTCAAAGGATCTGCAAAGAGGAAGTGAAACACCAAGGCATGATGATCATGAGAGACGTAAGCACTGAAAAATCGAAGTTCATTCCAAGTGAAGAGCTGATTGCAAAGGTCCAGAATTTTCACCAGGATGAGGAGCTCTTCAGATACTGCACTCTCCCTGAG aTTCTGAAGTATGTGGAGTGCTTCACTGGACCCAATATTATGGTCGTGCACACCATGATGATAAACAAACCTCCAGATTCTG GCAAAAAGACAACCCGCCATCCTTTCCACCAAGATCTACACTATTTCCCCTTCAGACCTAGTAATAGGATTGTTGCTGCTTGGACGGCCATGGAGCAGGTCAACCGGAACAATGGCTGCCTGTCTGTGCTCCCAGGCACACACAAAGGCTGCCTGAAGCCACACAGTTATCCCCAGTGGGAG GGGGGAGTTAACATAATGTACTATGGGATTCAGGGCTATGATGAAAATAGCCCCCGAGTTCACCTTGAGATGGAGAAGGGAGACactgttttctttcatcctttgcTCATCCATGGATCTGGTTGGAACAAAAGTCAAGGCTACCGGAAG GCAATTTCCTGCCATTTCGCCAGTGCCGATTGCCACTACATTGATGTGAAAGGCACCAGTCAAGAAAGCTTTGAGAAGGATATCCTAGAGACACTGCGTAAAGTATACGGATTTCCAGAAGATGCCAGCCTAAAG GATATATACAGGTTAAACGTACAGCTGGTGAAAGGAGAGAGGACCAACCTTTGA